Part of the Triticum urartu cultivar G1812 chromosome 2, Tu2.1, whole genome shotgun sequence genome, TTTTGTGAAATATAAAATCTTTCTACAAATATCTGATTCAAAACTTCCTCATTTACAGCTAAAATACATACGTGCTTTATAATGATAACTAATTTTCAATCATATAACAGCATCGTGCACATACAGTTCGATCTCGGCAGAGACACAATTTTCATCTAAAATGGCCACAAAAATGACTTACTATCACACACACACTCAAGTGCAACACACAGTCTAGTGCACAGAGTATATAAGAAGGATGAGTAATTCGGAGTTTTGAGCCGTCGAATCCACAAAGGCGAACTGAGAGATAAAAAAAGTCGCCTGTGGAGAAAGCGGCCCTTTGCTTGAACGATCCATGTCTAAAGTAGGGACGAACAAATTCGTTAATGAGATGGTCCGACTTCTTTTTATACGGCTAATTGAGAGGGACGAACAAATTAAAGCCGAACATAGAGTAGCATCTAGCATTAGTACATTAGCTGATGAGATGGCCAGCCCCGGCGCCGGCCACCTCATTCCAATGGCCGAGCTGGCGCGGCGGCTGGTGGAGCTCGGCTTCTCGGCCACGATCCTCACGTTCACCAACCTCTCCGCCCCACTAGATCAACTTCTCCCATCCCTCGCCGCCTCCGTCGCCACCGCCGCGCTCCCCGCTGTCCGGATGGACGACCTTCCCGCCAACGCCCACGACGGCCGCGTGCTCGTGGAGCTCATTCGCCGCTCCCTCCCCAACATCCGCGACCTCGTCCGCTCCATCAACAACTCTAGTACCGGGGCCGCCCGGCTCGCCGCTCTGGTGCCGGACTTCCTCTGCTCCATGGCGCTGCCCATCGCCGCCGAGCTCGGCGTCCCCGGCTACGTCTTCTTCCCTAGCAACCTGGCCATGGTCGCCCTCACGCGCCACATCGTCGAGCTCCACGAGGGCGCCGCTTTCGGCGAATACCGCGACGTTGCCGTGCCTCTCGAGCTTCCCGGCGGAGTGTCGCTGAGCGGCGCTGACATCCCGGACGCGTTCCGCGGCAGTTTCACCAACCCGCGTTACTCGAAACTTGTTGAGTTGGTCCGGAGCTATGGCCTCGCCGACGGCATACTGGTGAACACGCTCTACGACATGGAACCTGCCACCGCGGAGGCGTTCGAGCAGCTGGCGGCGGAGCAAGCTGCTGGCGCGTCAGCGTTTGCGTACCCGCCGGTGTTCCCCGTAGGGCCGTTCGTCCGGCCGCCAGATCCCGACGAAGCCGCCGGCGGCGCGTCGACGCCATGCTTGGAGTGGCACGATCGTCAGCCGACCGGCTCTGTGGTGTACGTCGCCTTCGGGAGCGGCGGGGCACTTTCTGTGGAGCAGACGGCCGAGCTCGCGGCTGGTCTCGAGGCGAGCGGCCAAAGGTTTCTTTGGGTCGTGCGGATGCCAAGCCTCGACGGTCGCGGCATCCGAGACGATGACGATCCATTAACGTGGCTCCCCGAGGGCTTCTTGGAGAGGACGAGGGGCAGGGGCCTGGCCGTCGCGGCGTGGGCGCCTCAGGTGCGCGTGCTGTCCCACCCTGCGACCGCCGTCTTCGTGTCGCACTGCGGGTGGAACTCGACTCTGGAGAGCGTGGGGTCCGGCGTGCCCATGCTCGCGTGGCCGCTGTATGCAGAGCAGAGGATGAACGCCGTTATCCTGGAAGAGAAGCTCGGGGTGGCGCTGCGGGTGCCGGCGGCACGAGAGGACGATCGATGCTTCGTGACGTGCTACGGGATCGCCACCGCTGTGAAGGAGCTCGTGGAGGGGGGTCAGAAGTTGTGGCGACGGGCCGAGAACCTGCAGAAAGCGGGAGCACATGCGTGGTCACCGGACGGGCCGTCGCGCCGGGTGCTCGAGGAGGTCGCCTTCAAGATGAAGGCGGCGCTTGGCAGAGAGAAGTAGACGCGGCTCCCCTAACGTGCCATTGGCACACCGACACGGGGACCCGGGCCCATGCGTCGATGGCTCCATTTCAGGGGTGCAGTACGGGAGTGGATCCGGCTCCGAAAGAAGTAACAATTGCACCTGAATAACATTTGCGTCATGCGGATGCCACTAAATCTATCCACTTCCATGTAATTTTCGCAATAAACACCAATGACCGATTTTTTGATCAGTTGGGCCCATCTATAAACGGCTAGGTGCTGACATGGCATACAACTGTTAACATCGTTTGTCGACTGTTAATTGGACGTGGGGCCCACCCATCACATGTGGAGCCAGCCACTCAAGTACTCAACTTAGGCTGATCATAGTGGGGAGTAGATTTTTTTTGAGGCAGGGGAGTAATTTATATTAGTGTCATGGAtatgacactagtataagttactaccttcataataCAAAGTACTAACATAATACTAGTGCCATATAtgacttcatttattagcttgtaaACTCATATTGTCTTGGAAAACCCTAtattacagtaacatattatgttactacttgtcattaactacttgccacataGGCAAAAATTCCTCggagtgcgctatgttactactCTGCACTGTGTGGACTTTCTCTACTCCAGACTTTCTCTACTCCTACGGACATGATTACTTCTCGGAGTAACTTAATAAGGCTAGTAATTACGGGATTAGTTTTACTAGCGTTGTCGCCGCAGAGAAAGTCCGCACGAAGATAGAGGACGGAGGAGGAGAAATGCAGTGCGCGCGCCATGACAGCATCAGTGCAGTAGGACGAGAGAGAGAACGTCGAGATGAATGACGCTGGAAACTACTCCGGTGTAGTAGGACGCGGACAAGGAGGTCAAGAGGAACGATGTCGGCGTCGAGAGGGACGAATAGGAAGGCTATGAGGCAGATGACAGGAGAATAAATACAGTGTGCATGCCATGACGGCGCCAGTGCAGTAGGATCCTGGAGAGAAGGCCGGGATGAACGGCGACAATGATGACGCCATTGCAGCAAGACGCGGGAGAGGTGATTGAGAGAAACCACACCAGCCTATAGGAATGATTGAGCGGTGTCTTAAATCACACCACATATATGTATGGGAAACACTTGTAATCAGAAAACTTGCAACACGAATACTATGTGGAACTACGAGATTATGCTACTAATCAAAGTAAAATTCAAACGGTCGATCATGCACGACGATATTGACAAAATTCGTCCAAACGTGAACGCAAAATTAAGCATTTTTACGGGCGATGAAAACTACGAACCAATCACAAAAATAGAACCGTAATATTGATGTGCATCTTTTTTGTCTAGAGCTTATCTCAAATCAAGTCACCATTGTGTAGATTAGAAGGGAGAAAGAAGAAATAAGATTAGGAAGAAGGTTACTAGAGGTAGAAGAAGATAGCACGTACAGGCTGTGTATTAGCTCGCATCCCTTCAGCCTCCTCTCTCATGAAATGGGCCCATCCATAGCTCATTGTGGCTCATCTCAGCCTAGCTCGCTGGAAACTGCCGATCTGAGCGTTCCCAGCGAGACTGACCCCAAGGTGCTTTGAGTTTCATACTATGCAGGTTCAACATTGAACACGAGAAACTAAACAGCCTAGTTTCATCCTGCATGAATCTGATTGATCTCTACGCAGGCTACCAAACACGTCTCTAGTGTGATATACAACACTAATAGAAGAGGCTACGGTATTCTTTCTCTAAAATACTTCCGCTACATTTTTAATAGTAGATGATTGTAATGATAATGCAGTAACATTTGTGATCATGCTGACAGTTGGACCGCGTTCTTGGACATTTGTATGGGGGCTGTTTATGTTAACCTGTACTTAGAGGACATGTTTTCAGCATGTCACATGGAAAATGCTGATGTGGCTCGTATGTACGACTGTACTTGACAATGTATGGCGGATCAACTTCTTTGATCTCATCCCCTGCAAAAAGAAACTTCCTTGGTCTCATGATCTTTTTTGATATGGATGACGCCCTTTGGTAAGGTACGTAGTGAAGTCGTTTGAAGCTCCAAATTGCGGCACATTTAACTTGTTTTTGATCGCAGCAGTTGTTCCTTTTTTGTAAAGAAGAAACTTACATACCACTTGCTACCATGATTAGATTCATCATGAAACGAATTTTCATACTTTTTCTTAATATTGTGGACGTAGAATTTTTTTTCTCTGAACTTGGTCAAAATTAAAGAAATTTGACTTTCCAAAAAATAATACCACTTATATTTTGAAACCGATGGAATATTTAGTTGGGCGAATTGGGAAGATGATGGAGTgtgttttattttatttataaTACAGTGATCTTGGTTATAATCCGGTAATTTGATGAGCCTTTTGTGGTGTGGTTTTGTATTATCCGCTAATCAATGTATATTCATGTGGGAAAATTCCAGCGTTGGTGGCTGCATATACTATATTAATGCTACAGTATCATATGGTGGCGCTTGTTTTTTCTAGATGATGGGAGGATGCGCCGGATTGATATATTTTGATAGGCCAGTTGTGGTTGAttaatttaaaaaaatcattgGGCCAGACCAAAATCGTAAACCAAATTTATAATTGAATACCTCAATTGAGCGAAAAAGCTTCCAAATTAGATACATGAAACTACAAGATTTTAACTGAAGAGCTCCTTGAGAAATTGTTGACCCATTCAAACTGGGTAATGAATTCTAAATTGAAGATTTCAATTAATTAGGAGGCCTTAAAAATTAAAAAGCATAATGTATAGTATAAAAGAATTGAAATGCGAGAGTTTTGAGAAATTGTTGACCTAGTTAAAATTAAGTGATCCAATTTTAGTTGAAGGCCTCAATCGAACATGGGCTCTTTAAAGTCAAGAAGCATATTGTTAGACTGCTCACGGTGGAGAGTAATATAGAGTAGTAACTTGCCGATGTTATTAGtctactaccttcatagtgggtagtaacatatgaaTGGTATTATGAAAGAGTTCATTTATTAAGCTATAGACTCATTATGCCTTAaaatgtgtgatgttacagtaactaccTAAGTTACCACAAACCCCTCTCTCCTTATTAATTAGCTGCAATCTTGTATTaaaatgtgtgatgttactagtCTTATTGTGGGTAACAAACAAAAATTCGCTGCCTAGAAGTAGAAGAAGGTGGAAGGATCCGAGCGAGGGTCCAGGTCAGGTCATGTGAACGGACGGAACACCCAACAGCCGCACTGCACTTCACTTCTCCTCCACTCAAGCCTCGAGGAGGGCAAGAACAGAGCAGCTCCCGCATAGCCCCAGCCCCAGGCGACTCGAGAAATCGCCGGCAATCCGGCTCCGGCTCTCCAGATTCCTCTGCCTCTTCTCCTCAAGGTATCTTATCTTCTTCTTCCTGCCATTTCGCACCCACCGCATCCCACCCGTCTCCCCCTTTCGCTCCGTGCAGTTTTGGGGGTTTGGGGGGTTTTTGGACCGGCGCACCACGCCATCCGGGTCCGGGGCCGACGGTCAATTCGTCTCTCATTCGGGGTAGGATCATCTGTTTGGCTTTTGTCTGGAAGGTTTCTATGTTTAATTAGGCCCAAATCGAGTGCTTTCTTGAGGTCGGACGCGAGAAACTAAAAATCGCATCAGAACTGGGGTTTGGGGCAGCACCTAGGTTTGCCGCCGAGGCTTGCGAGCACCCAAATCTGTGGTCATCTTTAATTACGCTCCCGTTCATTCTGATGTTCGTGCTGGCTATCTGACAACAAACTGTGCTGGTTTATTCCATCTCCACTTTTGGTTCCTGAGGTTGGGAATTGGGATGGTTGGATTTGGCTGTGAGCTTTTGGTTCCTGCCGGTGATTATCTTCTGATTCAGAAAATGCATGCTCTTTTTGGTATGCTTGCTGCAGACTAAATTAGTGGGATTAGAATGGAAACATGGAATGTTGGCATTTAATTTGTGATGAAACAGTTCATCTTTCCTTGAATTTACAGattttttgttgtgtttgttaccagagtttttttttctttttgagatAGTTTGTTACCAGAGCTAGTTATGCCCACACTTAAATGTTGACATCTGATGGGTCATGGTGTttgcatgtactccctccgtaaagaaatataagagcgtttagatcactagtACAGGCAAGGGTGAAAGTACACAAACGATATTTTCAATGCACTCTATGCATTTCACTGTCTTTTGTTATCTTCTTCAGGATGGATCCTAGTAGCTGCAAAAGGCAGAAGCATGATACCGGGCATGATAGCACGCCAGGCACCCAGTCCCCGTCAAGCATCATAAGTCATAACAGATCTGTGCGTCTTAGGTTTCTCGAACGATTCGACGAGTTGAAGTATGGGAGTGCCACTGAAGATTACAAGGCAATTGAGAGAAAGAAGCACCAACTTATCAGCACCCTTGAAAAGCTGCAACAAGTACCTATCAAGTTGCCCTGTGCCAGCGCGGCGCTGGAGACATCAGATGCAGGATTACATGGTGCTGCACAAAGTGGGAAAAACATTAGTTCTGATAATATTGTCGACTTGGATCAGTATGATGTTGAAGATAATACCCATGGTAACATGGACAATACTGAGGCTCAGAAAACGGTCATTTTACTTGATTCTGATGATGAGGACATGGTTAAATCCTTCGGAGATGGAAATTTATCTGGTTCTAAGCAAAATGCTGATTTTACCCAAGATTGCATGCCGGCTGAGCAGCCTTGCCAAGACCAGGACATCATCATGCGCAATGATGAGAATATCAATTCTGAAGCTCTTGTAGTTGATCCAGGAAAGCGCAGCATGGGTATTGACAATGAGGTGCATTCAACTCGTCATAAAAAGTCTCTGTTTTTCAATGCATCTAGTTTCCCTCAAACAATATTATATGGACAATTATGCATGTTTTTACTACCTGAATAAGAGAGGAGGCAATAGAAATTATTCCTTCTCATGATCGCAACAAATAGCTTACGTGATTATTAACAAAGCATTGATGGATTAAACCCATAGATCATCTTTTTAATGCACAACTGCCTCATAACCTAGTCAAGCCTCACCAACTGCTTAAAAGTATCGCGTTTGTCGAAACTTATGCCAACATGATAAGTACTGACTAATTGCCATCTATGTTTCAAGCCAAAGGAAATTGCTTTATTCGATGGCCACGATACTTCAGAGCCACAACAACTGAACAAGCAAGGACATGATCACATAAACATTCACAATGAGGTCTGCATCGCTGTTCACTCTTGAAATGATAATCAATATTGTTGTTGAATCATGTTTTTTTTCTATATTGTTCAATCAGAGAACTACTGGTAATTATCGAGCATGTTCATATATATGCCTAGATGCTAATACATATCATATCTCAATAACACCAGAAGTCCTTGGCCATTTTATTTTGTTATATTGCGCTTGAAGCAACTCAATGATGTCTGTGAAGAAAATTTCTAATATATATTTAATATCCTGCCTTTGCCCTGTTGAGTTATAGGGAAATTTGATTTTACTTTCATCATGTTTTCCAGAAAATATGCCCACTCAGTTTCAAAAAAGAAAAAGTGATTGATTGTTTCACATGTGACTATATGGGAGACAGTATTGTTTATTAATCACAATATCTGGATTGATGAATGGAATTGTTTTTCCCAGTAATGTTCACTATCTTGTATTTCAACAGAGTCGTGATGAGGAGAAAGAAACAAGGGAAGGAGAAGGTGAAGATGTCCAAAGTAAAGGCCACATGGAGAACAACAATATATCTGCTGTAGATTCTTATGAAATATCTTGTGAGGTCATACAAAGTGAATCCATGGAAGAGGGAAATTATAATCACATTGATACCATTGACAATCCAGTTGATGAGCTGGATGACCTTTGGAAGGACATGTCGGTTGCGCTGGCAATGTCGAAGGTACCTTTTTAATAAACTCATTTCAATCCATCTTCCCTTTATTTGTTTCTTATATCAAGTTAGATCTCAACATTTCATGAACCTCAGTGCCTAGCTCCCTTGATAAATTGTTTTCATGCCTGCACTAATGAAATGGTTCTCAGCCAGCACGCCCTATAGAATACAATATTTGTACTACATGCGTATAGCCGAGGACCATTTCTTCCTCTAGTACTTGATGTATATCAtcaaaatttaaaaaatgttaatgtTGTCATCCCCATCAGTTATGTGACTCTATTTTGCACTTTATCACTGAAAAGTTTAGAGTTGGAGTACACGATCTTACTGGTTGTCTTGAAACAGCCAGTTTTTCATTTGCATCCAATCCTTTTTCGTTGTCACACATATTTTGATGCTTTACCATCATCATACTACTGTTTTGTGTTCCTTTATGCATTCACTTTGTATAGTTTTCTACCATTACTTGCTTTTTGATGAGTCTGACCAACATAGTTTATCTAACCAGACCATTGGAAGTGATCACAGTATTGTTCCGTCAGAGAAGAATAGTTCTGAAGTAGTGGATGATTGTCATCATGACTTCGTGATGAAAGATGATTTGGGCATTGTGTGCCGTGTTTGTGGTTTGATCCAGCAACGCATTGAGAATATTTTTGAGTTACAGTGGAAAAAGGTATGTAGTATCCGTCCAAATTAGTCCAATTTACTTTCTTGAATACTCCATTTGGCATCACAACTCCATTTGGTATGTAATATTTTTGAGTAATCTAGAGATAACTACTAAAAGATTCAAAGTACACAACTTCATTTGGCATCACAACATCAACTAGTTATACCGTCTTCTTGTCAATCAAATCATTGATGATTAGTTCTGGATGTCATCATTCATAAATTTTCTTCACCGGTTTATTTGTCATTAGTGATTAATAGATCGAACAAATTTCCTATACGAGCACCCATGACATGTGTTTTAGATTTTGACTAATTCAGTTCATTTTTGTTTGTTAATTTCTACTTTCTCTGTTCAAATCAGCGCAACCAATCCTACAGAACGTACCCGCAAGAACCCAGAAACTGCAACGATCTCGAGGCAACTACTAATCCTTCAGGGATATTCTTCAAGTTGCCCCTGGTACTCTGTCAATCCACCCTCAGCATTCAGAACGGATGAAACCTCACCAAGTGGAAGGTTTTAATTTCTTGATCAAGAACTTAGCAGATGAGAACAACCCTGGAGGTTGTATTCTAGCACATGCACCAGGTTCTGGAAAGACTTTCATGCTGATTAGCTTTGTTCAAAGCTTCCTGGCCAGATACCCGGCAGGAAGGCCATTGATTATCCTTCCAAAGGGCATTCTGGCAACATGGAGAACAGAATTTGTCCGTTGGCAAATTAAGGACATGCCCATTCCACTGTATGACTTCTACTCCTCCAAAGCTGATAGCCGGTCTGAACAACTTGATGTTTTGAACCTGTGGGAAGAAAACAGAAGCATATTGCTGCTAGGGTATCAGCAATTTGCATGCATAGTGTCGGATCAGACGAATAAAGCAGAAGCAGTCATGTGCCAAGAGAAGTTGCTGAAGGTCCCGAGTCTTGTCATTCTAGATGAAGGCCACACTCCGAGAAATGAGCAAACTGACCTACTCAATGCACTTGGAAGTATAAGGACTCCTAGAAAAGTTGTGCTCTCAGGAACCTTATTTCAGAATCATGTCAAGGAGGTCTTCAACATCTTGAACCTTGTCCGGCCAAAATTCTTGAAAACGGAGCGATCTCGTGGGATAGTGAAGCGCGTACTAAGCAAGGTGGACATGTTGGGGAAAAATGCAAGGTCAAGGAACATTTCAGATAAGTTCTGTGATTTGATTGAAGAAAACCTTCAGAAGGACGCAAATGATAAAATGAGAGCGATGATCATCGAGAGTCTACGCGAGCTAACTGCAAACGTGCTCCACTATTATCAAGGCGAGCTTTCGGAGGAGCTACCAGGACTTTTGGACTTGACTGTTTTTCTGAAAATGAGTACTGAGCAGGAAGAGGTCCTGAGGGGTTTGGTGGGACTGGGGAAATTCAGCAAAAGTGCAAAATGCAGTGCTGTTTCTCTTCATCCATGCTTAAAGGATATCCAGAACATTAAAGACAAGAACCGAGATATTGTCGTTGAGAAGATCGGTTCCATCATGCGTGGAATTGATATCAAAGTTGGGGCAAAGGCAAAGTTTATATACAATTTGTTGTGTCTGTCAGAAGCTGCAGGAGAGAAGGTACTCGTGTTCAGCCGGTACGTGCGTTTTCTCATTTTCTTGGAAATGCTGATCGTAAGAGAGAAAGGATGGGTTCCAGAGATGCACATTTTCAGCATGACCGGTGAATCAACTCCAGACCAGCGAGACAAGGCGGTCGAGAGATTCAACCAATCACCAGACGCTAAGGTTTTCTTCGGTTCCATCAAGGCATGCGGCGAGGGCATCTCCCTCGTCGGTGCGTCGCGGGTTGTCATTCTGGACGTCCATGAAAACCCTTCCGTGATGCGCCAGGCGATCGGTCGTGCTTTCAGACCAGGTCAGACCAAAATGGTGTACTGCTACCGCCTTGTCGCTGCCGACTCGCCGGAAGAGGAGGAT contains:
- the LOC125541118 gene encoding hydroquinone glucosyltransferase-like; this encodes MASPGAGHLIPMAELARRLVELGFSATILTFTNLSAPLDQLLPSLAASVATAALPAVRMDDLPANAHDGRVLVELIRRSLPNIRDLVRSINNSSTGAARLAALVPDFLCSMALPIAAELGVPGYVFFPSNLAMVALTRHIVELHEGAAFGEYRDVAVPLELPGGVSLSGADIPDAFRGSFTNPRYSKLVELVRSYGLADGILVNTLYDMEPATAEAFEQLAAEQAAGASAFAYPPVFPVGPFVRPPDPDEAAGGASTPCLEWHDRQPTGSVVYVAFGSGGALSVEQTAELAAGLEASGQRFLWVVRMPSLDGRGIRDDDDPLTWLPEGFLERTRGRGLAVAAWAPQVRVLSHPATAVFVSHCGWNSTLESVGSGVPMLAWPLYAEQRMNAVILEEKLGVALRVPAAREDDRCFVTCYGIATAVKELVEGGQKLWRRAENLQKAGAHAWSPDGPSRRVLEEVAFKMKAALGREK